In Tursiops truncatus isolate mTurTru1 chromosome 19, mTurTru1.mat.Y, whole genome shotgun sequence, a genomic segment contains:
- the CD177 gene encoding CD177 antigen, protein MSVKNASELPLQWTAGQKHCEEGWSCQEVLMLMENGPYVYMVLIKGCTQAADHEDLITQHRAGPGLSIASYTRVCREDLCNHLFTSLPLWAPHPPTALGSVRCPVCLSAQSCRSAAELTCPAESTHCYSGHLLLRAGNRSTHLRVQGCMSQAGCNLLNGTQEIGPISLQETCDSEAMLTCHRGIMLQTSQDLAQKPVTWSMNTEQLCNRGEVCQETLLLIDVGPRSLLVGSKGCSKARTPDSQAISIHSGPPGVLVASFARFCTSDRCNSAASSSVLLNSLPRPAAPAPGDLQCPTCLSFGSCTQNSDTVTCPKGTSHCYQGHIFLRGGGLSSPVGIQGCMAQPSSSLLNGTQNIGVFSVIEDRDEAIVPDGAAPTLVPDGAAPTPVPDGAAPAPYLAWVAGLGLSLALWCGAPSLLTPFPHDS, encoded by the exons ATGTCTGTGAAGAATGCATCGGAACTGCCCCTCCAGTGGACGGCTGGCCAGAAGCACTGTGAGGAAGGCTGGAGCTGCCAGGAGGTTCTGATGCTGATGGAGAACG GACCCTACGTGTACATGGTGCTCATCAAGGGCTGCACCCAGGCAGCCGATCACGAGGACCTCATCACCCAGCACAGGGCAGGCCCCGGCCTGTCCATCGCCTCCTACACCCGGGTGTGCCGGGAGGACTTGTGCAACCACCTGTTCACCAgcctccctctctgggccccGCACCCACCCACAG ccctggggtctgtgCGGTGTCCAGTCTGCTTGTCTGCCCAAAGCTGCCGGTCTGCAGCAGAGCTGACCTGCCCCGCCGAGAGCACGCACTGCTACAGTGGGCACCTTCTGCTCCGTGCTG GGAACCGCTCCACCCATCTGAGAGTCCAGGGGTGCATGTCCCAAGCAGGCTGCAACCTGCTTAATGGGACTCAGGAAATCGGGCCCATCAGTCTGCAGGAGACCTGTGATTCTGAAG CTATGCTGACCTGTCATCGGGGGATCATGCTTCAGACTTCTCAAGACCTGGCTCAGAAACCTGTCACGTGGTCCATGAATACGGAGCAGCTGTGTAATCGTGGGGAGGTGTGTCAGGAGACGCTTCTGCTCATAGATGTAG GACCCAGATCGCTCCTGGTGGGGAGCAAAGGCTGCAGCAAGGCCAGGACACCGGATTCCCAGGCTATCTCCATACACTCGGGGCCGCCCGGAGTGCTCGTCGCCTCCTTTGCCCGGTTCTGCACTTCCGACAGGTGCAACTCGGCTGCCAGCAGCAGTGTCCTGTTGAACTCCCTCCCTCGTCCAG ctgcccctgccccaggagaCCTGCAATGTCCCACCTGTCTGTCCTTTGGATCCTGCACACAAAACTCTGATACTGTGACGTGTCCTAAGGGCACCAGTCATTGTTACCAGGGTCACATCTTTCTCAGGGGAG GTGGGCTGAGCTCCCCAGTGGGCATCCAGGGCTGCATGGCCCAACCTTCCAGCTCCTTATTGAACGGTACCCAGAATATTGGGGTCTTTTCTGTGATTGAGGACCGTGATGAGGCTATAGTGCCAGATGGAGCTGCCCCTACCCTAGTGCCAGATGGAGCTGCCCCTACCCCAGTGCCAGATGGAGCTGCCCCTGCCCCCTACCTGGCttgggtggcagggctgggactatCCCTAGCCCTTTGGTGTGGGGCGCCCTCCCTGCTGACCCCATTTCCCCATGATTCTTAG